One window from the genome of Rufibacter tibetensis encodes:
- a CDS encoding bestrophin family protein: protein MLLKKNIPIKYVFGKIKVEVLLVLLYALLVEVMYINIHFTRISIPIAVPTMLGTILSLLLAFRSNQAYDRWWEARTLWGAIVNDSRTLARQILNFVDTPYNSVEALYFKEMFVKRQIAWCYSLGQSLRGLNPVQEVESLLHSGQLDYLEEFTNKPVALLELHGEDLHRAYKAGWINKHQQIELDRTLTRLTNSMGGCERIKNTVFPATYSLYTHLALILFISLLPFGVIDVFGMMMVPLVVAIASSFLLIEKMAIHLQDPFENKPTDTPVTTIAQTIDRDLKQMLREYQEPKILSPKPQTAAKFYIL from the coding sequence ATGTTATTGAAGAAGAATATTCCTATAAAGTACGTCTTTGGGAAAATCAAAGTAGAGGTATTGCTGGTTTTGCTCTATGCCTTGTTGGTGGAGGTGATGTACATCAACATCCATTTTACCAGAATCTCTATTCCTATTGCGGTGCCTACCATGCTAGGTACCATTTTGTCTTTGCTTTTGGCTTTCAGATCAAACCAGGCCTACGACCGCTGGTGGGAAGCCCGTACCCTTTGGGGAGCCATTGTCAACGATTCCCGCACCCTGGCCCGTCAAATCCTGAATTTTGTAGACACACCCTATAATTCTGTAGAGGCCCTATATTTTAAGGAAATGTTTGTGAAGCGGCAGATTGCCTGGTGTTATAGCCTGGGGCAGTCCCTGCGGGGCCTGAACCCTGTACAGGAAGTGGAGAGCCTTCTGCATTCGGGGCAACTAGACTACTTAGAGGAATTTACAAACAAACCCGTTGCCTTGCTGGAGTTGCACGGGGAGGATCTGCACCGCGCCTACAAAGCGGGATGGATAAACAAACACCAGCAGATTGAGTTGGACCGTACCCTCACTCGGCTCACGAATTCTATGGGTGGGTGTGAGCGCATCAAGAATACTGTTTTCCCGGCCACGTACAGCCTGTACACCCACCTGGCCCTTATCCTGTTTATCTCCCTGTTGCCTTTTGGGGTGATAGATGTGTTTGGTATGATGATGGTACCTCTGGTGGTAGCCATTGCTTCTTCCTTCCTGTTAATAGAGAAAATGGCCATTCATTTGCAGGACCCGTTTGAAAACAAACCCACAGATACTCCGGTTACTACCATCGCGCAAACCATTGACCGTGATTTAAAACAGATGCTGCGCGAGTACCAGGAACCGAAGATCCTTTCGCCTAAACCACAGACTGCTGCCAAGTTTTACATTCTGTGA
- a CDS encoding cyanophycinase, translated as MAKKQETALQHYPSNRRFIPKGKLLAIGGKESKDNEGQPEGKDQNINFISEQILKRFVEELKGDNPMVAVIPTASQVPEELAQDYVTVFKNLGITNVQVMDIRNRKDVQDPAHIETVNKAAGIMFTGGDQLRLTAIFGGTPLLLAMKERYAFTDIIIAGTSAGAAAMSTPMIYEGESQGGYIKGDVRVTTGLEFLKDVAIDTHFLTRGRIVRITQAIATNPECIGIGLEEDTAILVTEGGKVEVVGSGLITVIDGMDMTETNIFDIQNGEPFTAKGLRVHMLGDKDEYFIPTYARVQLK; from the coding sequence ATGGCCAAAAAGCAGGAAACAGCACTCCAACACTACCCTTCTAACCGTAGGTTTATTCCGAAAGGAAAGTTGTTAGCCATTGGTGGGAAGGAAAGCAAAGACAATGAAGGCCAACCTGAGGGCAAAGACCAGAACATCAACTTTATTAGTGAGCAGATTCTTAAACGGTTTGTGGAGGAGTTAAAGGGCGACAACCCGATGGTGGCGGTGATACCTACGGCGTCGCAGGTGCCGGAAGAGTTAGCTCAGGATTACGTTACCGTTTTCAAGAATTTAGGTATCACTAATGTGCAGGTCATGGACATCCGCAACCGGAAAGACGTGCAGGACCCGGCACATATTGAAACGGTGAATAAAGCGGCGGGCATCATGTTCACCGGTGGCGACCAATTGCGCCTCACGGCTATTTTTGGTGGTACGCCGCTCCTCTTAGCAATGAAAGAACGGTACGCTTTCACTGACATCATCATAGCAGGCACCAGTGCCGGAGCTGCTGCCATGTCTACCCCCATGATTTACGAAGGAGAATCACAGGGCGGCTACATTAAAGGGGATGTGCGGGTGACTACCGGCCTTGAGTTCCTGAAAGATGTGGCCATTGACACCCATTTTCTCACCCGCGGTCGCATTGTGCGCATCACGCAAGCCATTGCCACTAACCCAGAGTGCATTGGCATTGGTTTGGAGGAAGACACCGCCATTTTGGTCACCGAAGGCGGCAAAGTGGAAGTAGTGGGCAGCGGTTTAATCACGGTGATAGACGGAATGGACATGACCGAGACCAACATCTTTGATATTCAGAACGGAGAACCCTTTACCGCCAAAGGCCTGCGGGTGCACATGCTGGGTGACAAAGACGAGTATTTTATTCCTACCTACGCCCGCGTTCAGTTAAAATAA
- a CDS encoding sensor histidine kinase — MNIQTRATLLFSLLTSLIILLFSGFIYVFTNHYAFEDFYRRLETRVNITADTRLQNSTGQDPRQIQQLRQEYLEKLPSEKEYLLEVSSFNSLVSPETQNLPQAFVSELLRQGSGRHRANRTFYAGRLQRAHGKNWLVAVSAKEPYWLRDVTRLTRILLVGFLVSIVVVYLVGRRFTWLTFKPIREMIRNVQGISAQNLNLRLDPGENKDELSELALTFNEMLTRLETAFETQNNFVSNASHELRTPLTIIKGEAELVLGSKGLSAEQRQSIEVILQEADVLRDILTSLLGMAQSGFDGKKQNWEPVRVDELLWLVKESADQRYPGNRITIDYSTLPSEEAQLQVLGNENLLKLALSNIVLNACKYSHNQEVRLSIETGKDTLNVVVQDQGIGIPEAELPYVFVPFFRASNTTDFEGHGVGLPLSLNIIRLHRGSIGITTREGAGTEFRILLPNAMFHG, encoded by the coding sequence ATGAACATACAGACCCGGGCCACGCTGCTGTTTTCCCTGCTAACCTCGCTTATTATTCTGCTCTTCAGCGGGTTCATTTATGTGTTTACCAACCACTACGCCTTTGAAGATTTCTACCGGCGCCTGGAAACCCGGGTAAACATTACCGCAGACACCCGGTTGCAGAACAGTACCGGCCAGGATCCAAGGCAAATTCAGCAGCTGCGGCAAGAGTACTTGGAGAAGTTGCCTTCAGAGAAAGAATACCTGTTGGAAGTGTCCTCTTTCAACTCTCTGGTTAGCCCAGAAACCCAAAATTTGCCACAAGCCTTTGTCTCAGAATTGCTTCGGCAGGGGAGTGGCCGGCACCGCGCAAACCGTACTTTTTACGCGGGTCGGTTGCAAAGAGCCCACGGGAAGAACTGGTTGGTGGCGGTGTCAGCCAAAGAGCCCTATTGGTTGCGCGATGTTACACGGTTAACCCGCATTCTGCTGGTAGGTTTTCTGGTGTCAATAGTGGTGGTGTATCTGGTGGGGCGGCGGTTCACCTGGCTTACATTCAAACCTATCAGGGAAATGATCAGGAATGTACAAGGTATTTCGGCGCAGAATCTGAACCTGCGGCTGGACCCCGGCGAAAACAAAGATGAGCTTTCTGAGTTGGCCCTCACTTTTAATGAAATGCTCACGCGCTTGGAGACGGCCTTTGAAACCCAAAATAACTTTGTGAGCAACGCCTCCCATGAACTCAGGACACCGCTGACCATTATCAAAGGCGAAGCTGAACTGGTGTTGGGCTCCAAAGGATTGTCTGCAGAACAGCGGCAGTCTATAGAAGTGATTTTACAGGAAGCCGACGTGCTGCGGGATATTTTAACCAGTTTGCTGGGCATGGCACAAAGCGGGTTTGACGGCAAAAAGCAGAATTGGGAACCTGTGAGGGTTGATGAGTTGCTTTGGTTGGTGAAAGAGTCGGCAGATCAGCGGTACCCCGGCAACCGGATCACCATAGATTACAGCACCTTGCCCTCAGAGGAAGCTCAGTTGCAGGTGTTGGGCAACGAAAATTTGCTCAAGCTGGCTCTCAGCAACATTGTCCTGAATGCCTGTAAATATTCTCATAACCAGGAGGTGCGCCTTTCCATTGAGACCGGTAAAGACACCCTCAACGTAGTAGTGCAAGACCAAGGCATCGGGATTCCAGAGGCTGAGTTGCCGTACGTGTTCGTTCCATTTTTCAGAGCCTCAAATACCACTGATTTTGAAGGTCACGGGGTAGGATTGCCCTTGTCACTAAACATCATCCGGCTGCACCGGGGCAGTATTGGCATCACCACTCGTGAAGGCGCCGGGACAGAGTTCAGGATTCTCCTCCCTAATGCCATGTTTCACGGGTAA
- a CDS encoding response regulator transcription factor — translation MGLKILLVEDEAKLADMLQRGLKQEGYQVSVAMSGTTGLEMAQSFTFDVIILDIMLPEMSGVEVCKKLRQQELDTPILMLTALDSPENIVTGLDSGADDYLVKPFNFGELGARIRTLARRRQNGIPSSKHLLTIADLEINTQSKTVTRAGAAITLTATEYRLLEFLIQRQNIVLSRIEILENVWNIDFNLGTNVVDVYINYLRKKIDKNHPTKLIHTIIGMGYVFKQEEGA, via the coding sequence ATGGGTCTGAAGATTTTATTGGTGGAAGACGAAGCCAAACTAGCCGATATGCTCCAGCGGGGGCTTAAACAGGAGGGATATCAGGTAAGTGTGGCCATGAGCGGTACTACCGGGTTGGAAATGGCGCAGTCTTTTACCTTTGACGTCATCATTCTGGACATCATGCTCCCCGAAATGAGCGGAGTAGAGGTCTGTAAAAAGTTACGGCAGCAGGAGCTGGATACGCCCATTCTCATGCTGACCGCCCTTGACTCGCCGGAAAATATTGTTACGGGGTTAGACAGCGGGGCCGATGATTACCTGGTCAAGCCCTTCAACTTTGGGGAGTTAGGGGCTCGCATCAGAACGCTTGCCCGTCGCAGACAGAACGGCATTCCATCTTCCAAGCATTTGCTGACTATTGCCGACTTGGAAATCAATACCCAAAGCAAAACCGTCACCCGAGCCGGAGCGGCTATCACCCTCACGGCTACAGAATACCGGTTGCTGGAATTTTTAATACAGCGGCAGAATATTGTGCTTTCCCGCATTGAGATTCTGGAGAATGTCTGGAACATAGATTTTAACCTGGGTACTAACGTGGTAGACGTTTACATCAACTACCTGCGCAAGAAGATAGACAAGAACCACCCAACTAAGCTCATTCACACCATTATAGGCATGGGCTATGTGTTCAAACAGGAAGAGGGCGCATGA
- a CDS encoding DUF3817 domain-containing protein codes for MHFSFNTPLDRFRTVAILEGISYIILLFIAMPLKRMGGIPEVQKYVGWAHGVLFILFVALLVQVWLKYNWSFGKVVMAFVASLIPFGTFVLDKKIANDERRK; via the coding sequence ATGCATTTCTCTTTCAATACCCCCTTAGACCGTTTTCGTACAGTTGCCATACTGGAAGGTATTTCCTACATCATCCTGTTATTCATTGCCATGCCTCTGAAACGTATGGGAGGAATTCCGGAAGTGCAGAAATATGTAGGCTGGGCGCACGGAGTTCTGTTTATCTTGTTTGTGGCCCTGTTAGTGCAGGTATGGCTAAAGTATAATTGGTCCTTCGGGAAAGTGGTCATGGCGTTTGTGGCCTCTCTGATTCCCTTCGGCACTTTTGTGCTGGATAAGAAAATAGCGAATGATGAGCGCAGAAAGTAG